A genomic stretch from Enterobacter oligotrophicus includes:
- the fliT gene encoding flagella biosynthesis regulatory protein FliT, with protein MSNAPQLYTLYQQLLEQSQLMLRLARQGLWDDLITCETDYVNAVHSLARLTQEIEPSGQLQEQLRPTLRVILDNETQVKALLQTRMDELAKLVGQSSIQKTVLSTYSNQGGHVLVPQSNIDIN; from the coding sequence ATGAGTAATGCACCGCAACTCTATACCCTTTATCAGCAACTCCTTGAGCAGAGCCAGTTGATGTTGCGACTGGCTCGCCAGGGCTTATGGGATGACCTCATTACCTGTGAAACCGATTATGTCAATGCGGTGCACTCGCTGGCTCGTCTCACGCAGGAGATTGAACCTTCAGGCCAATTGCAGGAGCAGCTTCGTCCCACGCTGCGCGTGATCCTGGATAATGAAACCCAGGTGAAAGCGCTGCTGCAAACCCGAATGGACGAGCTGGCAAAGCTGGTAGGCCAATCGTCCATCCAGAAAACGGTTCTCTCCACCTATAGCAACCAGGGCGGCCATGTCCTGGTCCCGCAGAGCAATATCGATATAAATTAG
- the fliE gene encoding flagellar hook-basal body complex protein FliE — protein MAIQGIEGVISQLQATAMTARNQNVMDEQPTISFAGQLNAALDRISEKQTAARTQAEKFTLGEPGVALNDVMADLQKASVSLQMGLQVRNKLVSAYQEVMGMQV, from the coding sequence ATGGCTATACAGGGCATTGAAGGGGTCATCAGTCAGTTGCAGGCAACGGCGATGACGGCCCGTAATCAGAACGTGATGGACGAACAGCCGACCATCAGCTTTGCGGGGCAACTGAACGCCGCGCTTGACCGTATTAGCGAAAAACAGACTGCGGCGCGTACTCAGGCGGAAAAATTTACCCTTGGTGAACCGGGCGTGGCGCTGAACGATGTGATGGCCGATCTGCAAAAAGCGTCGGTTTCTCTGCAGATGGGGCTTCAGGTGCGTAATAAGCTGGTGTCGGCGTACCAGGAAGTGATGGGCATGCAGGTTTAA
- the amyA gene encoding alpha-amylase encodes MRNPTLLQCFHWYYPAGGELWREVTALAPNLNEIGINMIWLPPAYKGASGGHSVGYDSYDLFDLGEFDQKGTVATKYGDKAQLLEAIDALKSNHIAVLLDVVVNHKMGADEKESIRVQRVNEQDRTQIEDEIIECEAWTRYTFPARAGEYSAFIWDFKCFSGVDHIENPDEDGIFKIVNDYTGEGWNDQVDDEMGNFDYLMGENIDFRNHAVTEEIKYWARWVMEQTRCDGFRLDAVKHIPAWFYKEWIEHVQEVAEQPLFIVAEYWSHEVDKLQNYIDQVDGKTMLFDAPLQMKFHEASRQGRDYDMSQIFTGTLVEADPFHAVTLVANHDTQPLQALEAPVEAWFKPLAYALILLRENGVPSVFYPDLFGASYDDTGGDGETYHIDMPVIEQLHELILARQRFAHGVQTLFFDHPNCIAFSRSGTDESPGCVVVLSNGDDGEKVICLGENYGNKTWRDFLGNREETVTTAADGEGTFFCNGGSVSVWVIEDVL; translated from the coding sequence ATGCGCAATCCAACCTTACTGCAGTGCTTTCACTGGTATTACCCCGCTGGCGGTGAACTGTGGCGGGAAGTTACAGCTTTAGCCCCTAACCTCAACGAAATCGGCATTAATATGATCTGGCTGCCTCCCGCGTACAAAGGCGCATCGGGCGGTCATTCCGTCGGATATGACTCTTACGATCTGTTTGATCTCGGCGAGTTTGATCAGAAAGGCACCGTTGCCACCAAATACGGTGATAAAGCCCAGCTACTGGAAGCGATTGATGCCCTGAAAAGCAATCACATTGCAGTGCTGCTGGACGTCGTGGTGAATCATAAAATGGGGGCCGATGAGAAAGAGTCAATTCGCGTGCAGCGGGTCAATGAGCAAGATCGCACACAAATCGAGGACGAGATCATCGAGTGTGAGGCCTGGACACGCTACACCTTCCCTGCCCGTGCCGGAGAGTATTCGGCATTCATCTGGGATTTTAAATGTTTCAGCGGCGTCGATCACATTGAAAACCCTGATGAAGACGGCATCTTTAAAATCGTCAACGACTATACCGGCGAAGGCTGGAACGATCAGGTCGATGATGAAATGGGTAATTTCGATTACCTGATGGGTGAGAACATCGACTTTCGCAATCACGCGGTAACCGAGGAGATTAAATACTGGGCGCGCTGGGTGATGGAACAAACGCGCTGCGACGGTTTTCGTCTGGATGCGGTAAAACACATTCCGGCCTGGTTTTATAAAGAGTGGATTGAGCACGTACAGGAAGTTGCAGAACAACCGCTGTTCATTGTTGCGGAATACTGGTCGCATGAAGTGGATAAGCTGCAGAACTACATCGATCAGGTTGACGGCAAAACCATGTTGTTCGATGCGCCGCTGCAGATGAAGTTCCATGAAGCGTCGCGTCAGGGCCGCGACTACGACATGAGCCAGATATTTACCGGAACGCTGGTGGAAGCCGATCCGTTCCATGCGGTAACGCTGGTTGCCAACCATGACACCCAACCTTTGCAGGCGCTGGAAGCCCCTGTCGAGGCCTGGTTCAAACCGCTGGCCTATGCGCTGATCCTGCTACGGGAGAACGGAGTCCCAAGCGTTTTTTACCCCGATCTCTTCGGAGCCAGTTACGACGACACCGGCGGCGATGGCGAAACGTACCACATCGACATGCCCGTTATCGAGCAACTGCACGAGCTGATCCTGGCCCGTCAGCGCTTCGCCCACGGCGTACAGACACTCTTTTTTGACCACCCGAACTGCATCGCGTTTAGCCGCAGCGGTACAGATGAGTCGCCAGGGTGCGTCGTGGTACTGTCGAATGGCGACGACGGGGAAAAGGTGATCTGCCTGGGTGAAAATTACGGCAACAAGACATGGCGTGATTTTCTCGGAAACCGGGAAGAGACGGTCACCACAGCAGCCGACGGCGAAGGGACGTTCTTCTGTAACGGCGGAAGTGTCAGCGTGTGGGTCATAGAGGATGTACTGTAG
- the yedD gene encoding lipoprotein YedD, which yields MKKIAIAGVLLALTGCVQVDNYQAVIKHPVPSNLAGYWQSKGPQSRMVSPEAIATLVVTEEGDTLDCRQWQRVVAVPGKIMLRSDSYYNVTRKLDVYPLEREGTTLEYDGMALQKVDRPTVECADYLSKNPLESQLP from the coding sequence ATGAAAAAAATAGCAATTGCTGGCGTGCTGCTGGCCTTGACCGGATGCGTTCAGGTTGATAACTATCAGGCCGTCATTAAGCATCCGGTGCCGTCAAATCTGGCCGGATACTGGCAGTCAAAAGGACCGCAAAGCCGTATGGTAAGCCCGGAAGCAATCGCCACACTGGTGGTGACGGAAGAGGGTGATACGCTGGATTGCCGTCAGTGGCAGCGCGTGGTGGCCGTGCCGGGTAAGATTATGCTGCGTTCGGACAGCTACTATAACGTGACCCGTAAACTCGATGTCTATCCGCTTGAGCGCGAGGGGACTACGCTTGAATACGACGGGATGGCGCTGCAAAAAGTTGACCGCCCGACCGTGGAGTGCGCTGACTACCTGAGCAAAAATCCGCTGGAGAGTCAGCTGCCTTAA